Part of the Chitinispirillum alkaliphilum genome, TAGAAGCGGTACTTATTCTGGAAAGGTCATAAAAAATAATGGAACCCAAAATTTTTAGAAATATTACCCTTTATATATTATGTGTGATTTTTGTATTAATACAGATATTTATCGAAGTATCAAAACCAATTGCGATTTTAGTAATTGTTAGGAATCTCGTTTTTCTGATCTTTGCTTCTCAATTGATCTATACTGGTATCCGTGGTTTAAAATTGAAGGACAGATCAAAAACAAATGCATGGTTGCGTGTAGTTTGTGGCTATTCTCTTTATGGAATAGTCATTTGGACTAACATAGCAACCATCAATTTAAGCATTGATGTGATTAATCAAAATCAAAGAAGGTTAGATATAACTGAGGAAAGGTTATCTGAGAATAATTTGAGTACTGAAGCACTCTCCTTTCTATACTATGTAAAAGCAAGGGAATCGTTTATAAAGAGTGGCGAAATTATCTCTTTTGTTGATTCAAGTGGTACAGAAAAAGTTTTTGATCCTACGCAACAAGATATCGAGACAAAAGAGCTACTAAACAATTTGAAATTAAACATAATTGACCAATATATTGCATTAGCTATCTTAGCCATTACTGTTGTTACAGTAACAGGCTTTGCGATTTTATACAAAAGAAATAAAGCAGGAACAGGAGCGCGCCAGGACTAAGAGGCCAATTACCACGACGCCTAACATCAAGCGTTTTTTCTGCATTCAGGATGCAGAAAAAACCTGTTGAACGAAGCGCTCATCAAAGCAACTTCTGCTATATTATTTATAGGAAAAAGTATTCAGGGCTTAACTTCAGATTCCGGGGCATTCTGTTTTGTGTCAACACCGGTTTATTATCTCCGATTTTCCTTTCCAGAAGATATTCAGGTTTGAGGTTACTGAACCCAGTTATGTCCGGTTTTTGATTCTGTAGCTTTCTCCTTTCATTATGACCACATCCGCTGATGAAGAAACCAGTCGAGCGATTCAGAAGAGAAATCAGAAGCAGATACAAAGGTGTCTTCCGTTCACTGGTATGATAACATTAAGCGTATTACCGGCAAAGATCTGCTTGTCTGCCAGGAATGCAAAAAAAAGGGAGAATGATACTTATATCGCAATGACAGGCCGGAGGAAACAGCTGATCTTGGTTCAGGAGGGAATACCCTAAAGCTCAGGATGTAAGATCACTTGAGGTATAGAAACGTGCCGACTTTTTGTCTTTTAAAGAGCAGCTTTTTAGGAGCCTCAAGGTTTCTATTTCTTAGAACTTTATAAAAGGTGTTTTGTTTTGATAAGATGAGGAGATTTTTTTTGGCAATCACTTTCTGAACAGATATCCCACCCCCCAATTTGCCGATACTATATTATCCATATGCCTCTTTTGGCAAGTAACTGGCAGGATTCAATTTCCTATATAATATGTAAGGTAATGTGCAGTCGGCCGGCTTCGTTCAACGGAATTACATCCGCAATTGAGAGGCTGAGTTCAAGATGTGGTTTTATGGGAATTGCGGATATAATCCTTAGCGTTTTGTGTAATAAAATTACCATGCGGAAAAAGAGCCGCCACGGAATAAGAAAGACAGAAACATTCACCCACTCAAAGTAAGAACTATGTGGATTAGAAAATCAGATACGTTTAGTGCTTCTGAAGGCAAAGCAAAGAAACCATTTAATATAATAATCATTTTTATTCTACTCTCATTTTTAATACACATAATTTCTGGTTTACAATTGTTTAGTTTTTTACTTGCAGGTATACTTACATTATTATTTCGAAAAAAAAAACCTGATAATACTCTATTGTGTCCGGTTTGTGATATTTCCAAACAAAATGATGGCAAAATGATTTGTGAATGTGGTAATCATTTTGCGCCTATAAGCCATTTTGAATGGGTAGATGAGTCAGAAAATGTAAAGGAAGACCAAGATGATGATTACGAAAATGAAACCGAGAATGGATTTTTTGACGGTTGCCTTTTTCCTATAACAACGACCCCCAAATTTAATGATCTGATAACTAATGAGGATACCGAGGAACAACTAATATTTGTAGATCGTGATATTGAAACCATAAACAATGTTAAAAACAAGTTAGAAAAAGCGGGCATAGAAACTCGAATTAGAAACGTTAGAAATAACTTGGTATATACATATAACATAAATGTGTTCAACAAAGACTTAGCAACTGCTCAAAATATCATAACAGAATTTAAAAATGATTCTATCCATAATCGTCAGCTAGAAATTTTGAAAAGAACCAATTGTAGAAAGTGCGGATCGAATGATTTTTATATGAGTAGAGATAGCTCGATAATTGATGAAGTTTTCCATCAGGATAAATTTAAATATGTATGTTCTAAGTGTAGTAAAGTAATATGGTTAAACATCTAAAAACAGGACAGGTGTCTGAGGGTGAGTGGCTGTATTTGTTTCAATGCAGGCGCATTTAATGCCAAAACGTGTAGTATATTTCTATTAAATATTAAGGATTATATACTACATGAAAACAAATAGTGCAGAACGCGTCCTCTTCGAAATAGCTTCCACACAAGGCGGATATTTCACTGCGCTCCAAGCAATGCATGCCGGATTTAGTAACAAGAATCATCGGTATCATGTTGACGCTGGCAATTGGATTCGCGAATGGCGAGGGATTTACCGCCTTGCCAGATTTCCGCTCCGCGAGGATGCGCAGTACTCACTTTGGGGTGTATGGTCGATGAATCGCAAAGGTATCCCGCAGGGGGTGTATTCACATGAGACTGCGCGCTCTCGCTCTTTGAGCTGACGATGTTCAGCCGGAAAAGCTCCACATGACAGTACCGCGCGGCTATCGCCGTCATAGTGTAATTCCCCAAGTGCTTCATCTGCATCATTCAAGTATCGAACCATTCGAGTATGAAGAAAGAGATGGTTATCGCGTCACCAAACCATGCAGAACTTTCGTTGATCTGGTAAGATCTATGACGCTGTCCCCGGAATTTATAAAGCAGGCTTTTGAGCAGGCCATAAATAGAGGGTACCTGACGCATGCACAGTATCGCACGCTCAAACAGATGAAGAGAGTCGGCCCGCGCCTGCAAAAGATCGTTGGTGATAACAGATGAAGCCTGATAAAAAATATCAGACGGCTCAAATATGCGTTTTGCCCTTGAAGAGCGCTTGAACCGAATGGCCAGAGACAGCGGTATGGATGTCATGCGGTTACGGCGCCATGTTTGCTTTTGACCGCCTTCTTGTTCGTTTGTTCTCCGTAGACTCAAAAACTTGATCGTAAAAGGCGGATACGTCCTTGAGCTCTGGATCAACAACGCCCGAACAACAAAGGATATTGATATCTCTTTCAAAGGCACACTGGGAGGAATTTGGACAGGTCGGCGCTCTTCCGATTCCAAAGCTCTCCAGGATTTCCTCCAGCGGTGTATGGCTGTTGATTTGCTTCGCAACTTCGCCATGCCCAACCCGTTGAACAAAGCCGCTCCGCGGTGGAAAAAATCCCCCCATCTCCTCTCATCTTTTGATTCTTCCGTAAGCATTCGGTAATCCATGGTAACGGAGAGAGGAAAACCGGTCAAATAACTTGTAATTGGGTGGTCAAATTAAACGAGATCAGCCATGCTGAAGACGCTTTTAGCTGTTTGCAAAAAGTTGTATCTTGATTCAGAAGAGAAATCAGAAGCAGATACAAAGGTGTCTTCCGTTCACTGGTATGATATCATTAAGCCTATTACCGGCAAAGATTAGCTTGTCTGCCAGGAATGCAAAAAAGGGAGAATGGTACTTATCGCAATGACAGGCCGGAGGAAAAAGTTGATCTTGATTCAGGAGGGAATACCCTAAAGCTCAGGATGTAAGACGGAGCATTTCGGGAGTACTTGTATAGAAAAGTACCGATTTTTAGTATTTTAAAGAGCAGCTTTTTAGGAGCCTCAAGTTTTCTATTGCTTAGAACGGTATAAAATGTGTTTGTTTTGATAAGATGAGGAGATTTTTTTGACAATCACTTTCTGAACAGATATCCCACCCCCCAATTTGCCGATACTATATTATCCATATGCCTCTTTTGGCAAGTAACAGGCAGGATTCAATTTCCTAAAATATGTAAGGTAATGTGCAGTCGCCCGGCTTCGTTCAACGGAATTACATCCGCAATTGAGAGGCTGAGTTCAAGATGTGGGTTTAGGGGAATTGCTGGTATAATCCTTGGCGTTGTTTACAATTTTTGGGTGCGGAAGAAGAGCGGAGCTCTAAGGAAATAAGATCGCGGGGGAATCGGAGCTGAGATGAAAGAAATTATTCACAAAATATGCTTTGTATGTTTTTGTTTGATTATGCTTTATCCTATTCATAATAGGATATGGTCACATTTGCAAATACTCCAAAGCCGATGTTTGTGTGGTTTTAGGCAGTAAAGTAAATGAAGATGGTACACTATCGGAACGTTTAAAAGCCAGATTAGACAAATCACTTGAGTTATACAATAAAGGCTATTTTTCCAAAGTTATTGTTAGCGGAGGATTCGGAAAAGAAGGTTTTGAAGAAGCTGAAGTGATGCGCTCATATTTGATAGATAAAGGAGTTGAAGAAAATAGCATAATTGTTGACAATAATGGGAATAACACTTTTATGACAGCGAGGTTTACTGCCGATTTCCTTTCTAACAATGACTATGCATCAGTTATAGTGGTATCTCAATATTTTCATTTATTTAGAACACAACTGACGCTTAGAAAACTTGGCATTAAAAAAGTTCAATGTGCAAGCCCAAGATTTTATGAGATTAGAGATTTGTTCTCTGTTCCAAGAGAGATGATTGCCGTTTTGAAGTATTTGTTTGTATAGGAGTTATTGAGACTAAGACCCGCGAGGAAATCGGATTAGCGCGGAGAAGAAGACCGGAGCACCGGCAATACAACGCACAACATCAAGCGTTTTTTCTGCATTCAGGATGCAGAAAAAAACTGTTGAACGAAGCGCTCATCAAAGCAACTGCTGCTATATTATTTATAGGAAAAAGTATTCAGGGCTTAACTTCAAATCTCGGGGCATTCTGTTGTGCAACAGACACCAATCCTTTAAAGATACATACTGTATGACGATTCTTATCTGACATTGATCCCCCACTGAGTTTAAAAACTCCTTTTTTGATAGGTAAACTACAGCATCTACAAATGCTCATTTGACATCGACAATGACACACTTCTTTACCGCACATTCAGCTCCTATGTTACCATTGCATCCCTCCTTCCAGGAGGCATGATCAATACCAGTTTCAATAGACCCCTTTTGCACCTTTGACGGAGAATGATATCAGGGCATTTTTTTTTATATGATTAAAGAAAAGAATTATGCTCCACGATCCAGGCTACCAGTCAGCTCCTTAACCAAATCGTGAACACCCTGTAAGTCTTTGATGTTACGTTCTTTGATCAGCCCGCGTATGGCTGAATTACTACGTTCTTTCCTTGCCATGAAAAAACCTCCATTAGTGATAAGTATTTGTAAAATAACCTATACACCATTCTAAATGGAGGTTTACACAATTTTTTCCGCACTCCCGCATATATGAATGCAAATGTTACCGAAAGAGGGTGGTTTAAAGCAAAAAAGTTAGGAACATCACCATAAATGTTAGGAACAACCACAGGATCGGTAGAAACATGGCCGAAAAAGCAAGGAACAGCTATCAATCTCTCTGGAACGATAACCAAAATCATAGAAACATGGCCAAAAACGGTTGAAACAGGCCAAAAAATGTTAGGAACAGGTGCTTTGGAAGCAAAATCAGGCCTTGTTCCTAACTTTTCAGGCCTTGTTCCTAACTTTTCAGGCCTTGTTCCTAACTTTTCAGGCCTTGTTCCTAACTTTTCAGGCCTTGTTTCTAACTTTTCAGGCCTTGTTCCTAACTTTTCAGGCCTTGTTCCTAACTTTTCAGGCCTTGTTTCTAACATTTCAGGCCTTGTTTCTAACATTTCAGGCCTTGTTTCTAACATTTCAGGCCTTGTTTCTAACATTTCAGGCCTTGTTTCTAAACATTACAGGCCTTGTTTCTAAACATTACAGTTCGTGTTTCTAAACATTACAGTTCGTGTTTCTAAACATTACAGTTCGTGTTTCTAAACATTACAGTTCGTGTTTCTAAACATTACAGTTCGTGTTTCTCGGAATCCTCGGAGGGATGCGCCCATATTCTTGTTTCTGTTTTTATGATTTACATATAGGTTTCATGCTATGCAATAAGGTCTGCACTTACAAATTGAATCCAAGTCTTCCAAATATCACAACCTTATTAAATGTATATTATATCTTTACAGCGGGTGTGTATGTGAAAAGGAATCATTTTTACTTTTAGGAGTTTGTCTTTATTTTTCAGCAATTAAAAGGAGCCGAATTCTGTACCACCTGACTGGAATATGGAATCCCTGAATTTAATAAAACTTAGTGGGGTAGATAAACCACGAAATACACAAAAGGCACGAAAAAAAGAGGGATAATACAAAGTATAATGATATATTCAAAGATTCTGAAAACACGAATTGCCGAACTGTGCCCCCGTGATACTTTGGCGCGCTCAGTAAAAATCCCCGTCCGCATTGAAGGGGTGGTGGAAGATCCCGATGAGGTCCGCCGAAGAGGGAGCTGCAACCAGGGGAATGCTTTTCCCATCTATAAACTTACTCGAGCGCCTGTTTTATGTCTCGAATATTGTGAAATGAAGATGAGTGCTATTTTGCTTTACGGGTTTTGGGTGATATTAAGACAAAAATTGTCTAACTTGCTTTTCCACAGTTAAATTAGAATAGCCAAAGATAGTGTTTCAGTAATTCGGGTTAGGAGATAAATCTATGAGAAAAACGATGTGTTTTGTCGTTTTAGTTCCAATTGTTTTGCTGTTTTCTTGTTCTTGCGGTAATACAGAGTTAACTATTTTGGTTGGTAATTGCAAAGGAGAAGTTAGAATTCAAAATAAAATTCTTTCCGGAGTAATATTAAAGGAACTGGGTGAGATTGATGGA contains:
- a CDS encoding putative conserved protein YdcF; the encoded protein is MVLGSKVNEDGTLSERLKARLDKSLELYNKGYFSKVIVSGGFGKEGFEEAEVMRSYLIDKGVEENSIIVDNNGNNTFMTARFTADFLSNNDYASVIVVSQYFHLFRTQLTLRKLGIKKVQCASPRFYEIRDLFSVPREMIAVLKYLFV
- a CDS encoding Mobile element protein, with protein sequence MLKTLLAVCKKLYLDSEEKSEADTKVSSVHWYDIIKPITGKD